In the Nitrospirota bacterium genome, TGCGAAGAATCGACGAAGGGCGGCTTCGGTATGTACTGTTGACCGAATCCGCAAAAGCCTTGGCGATGCTTGGTGATCAGAAGACGTTTGAGGAAGTGCTCGAAACGGCACTTGAAACTCGCGACGCTGCTGACAGCACCTACGAGAGCAAGAAAGCCAGAGAAGTCCACATCCTGAGCGAGCTGTCAGAAGTGTATGGGGATGTCGCAAACCAAGATATGGCTGAGCAAATACGTAGACGAATCCTGTTGGTACTGGGTCAGATCGAAGACGAAGAGTTCTCTCCCGGCCTGCTGCGTGACATTTCTATAGCCCTAGCACGGGTGGGGAAATTGAACGCGGCTGTTCAGGTGGCGGTTGCAATTGAGGATGAGATGTACCAAACACCAACGCTGCCGTACATCATAGAAGCTCAGCTTCGATCTGGAGACTTGAGATGCGCGCTCCGGTGGGCGGCTACCCTAGGGGAACGGGATCCGACCCGTCGAGACGAACTCATAGGGAGGATCGCTGCAGCTCAAGCGAAGACAGGTGACATCGAGAGCGCCCGGCGGACCCTGGAGGCCGTTTCGAACCAGAATACACTATTTCGGCTAGCCCCGTTACGAGCTATTGCCGCTGCGCGAGTAAGGGCTGGCGAAGGCAAAGAAGCGCTGTCATGGGCAAATAGTTTCGGTTCCAAAGTCGAAGAGGCTCATGTCCTACTCGGTCTGGCCGAGGGGCTGCTATACAGCCGCGCATAAATAACAGGACATACTGGTCAACAAAATGGGGCGAGGGATGGCCGGATGAGGTCGGGATGGCGATCGATCTCGCTGAATACCCGCGTGAGGGTCGAGACGATGCGTCTAACAAAGGAGGAGAGGGGGTCAGGTCTATTGAATTGATTTTTACGGCGGCGTTCTGTTACGCTGCCGCCCTCAGTGGAGGGTGTGGGATGGCGCGACCGCTGCGGGTGCAATATCCGGGGGCGCTCTATCACGTCACGGCCCGGGGGAACGAACGCAAGGCCATCTTCCGCACCGACGCGGACCGGGAGCAGTTCCTCGCCGTGCTGGCGCAGGCCGTGGCGCGCTATCGACTGCGGCTGCACGCCTACGTCCTCATGGACAACCACTACCACCTGCTGCTGGAGACGGAAGAAGCCAACTTGTCCCTGGCGCTGCGGCATCTCAACGGCGTGTACACCGGCTACTTTAACCGGGCATACGATCGCGTCGGCCATCTCTTCCAGGGCCGGTTCAAGGCCATTGTCGTCGACAAGACGAGCTATTTGCTGGAACTGTCGCGGTATATCCATCTGAACCCGGTCCGCATCAGACAGCCGCTGGCCCTCGCACGCTATCCCTGGAGCAGCTATTGGGCCTATATCGGGCGGCGGGCGGCGCCAGCCTGGCTCGCGCGTGAGGCCGTGTTCAAAGAGCAGGGGTCAGGTCTATTGAATTGACTTTTGTGACGGCGTTCTGTTACGCTGCCGCCCTCAGTGGAGGGTGTGGGATGGCGCGACCGCTGCGGGTGCAATATCCGGGCGCCCTGTATCACGTCACGGCCCGGGGGAACGAGAAGAAACAGGAGAGGGGGTCAGGTCTATTGAATTGATCTTTACGGCGGCGTTCTGCTACGCTGCCGCCCTGTGTGGAGGGTGTGAAAGGGAAAAAGGGACAGAGGGGCTGTTGAAAAGTCTGTGGCATCTCATCCCGAAATAGGCTATAAGAGTGAGCGTTGCCC is a window encoding:
- a CDS encoding transposase — its product is MARPLRVQYPGALYHVTARGNERKAIFRTDADREQFLAVLAQAVARYRLRLHAYVLMDNHYHLLLETEEANLSLALRHLNGVYTGYFNRAYDRVGHLFQGRFKAIVVDKTSYLLELSRYIHLNPVRIRQPLALARYPWSSYWAYIGRRAAPAWLAREAVFKEQGSGLLN